From Juglans regia cultivar Chandler chromosome 6, Walnut 2.0, whole genome shotgun sequence, the proteins below share one genomic window:
- the LOC108997895 gene encoding acetylajmalan esterase-like, translating to MTNAHPLMVCKFDAIYNVGDSKSDTNNLVLENSALPFARLPYGETFFKNATGRCSNGLLMIDNIVLVVGAPFLYPNLKKDVLFLPRLGENFVVVGSTSLSTNTLQKKNILFPVTNSSLDVQLDWMSSHFNAACLNDQNCVKKCNKALFMVREIEGNDYYYAFFQGKPVEEIKAMVP from the exons ATGACTAATGCACACCCTCTTATGGTCTGTAAGTTTGATGCGATATACAATGTTGGTGACTCCAAGTCCGACACCAACAATTTGGTTCTCGAGAACTCGGCTTTACCCTTTGCTCGACTTCCATACGGCGAGACCTTCTTCAAGAATGCAACAGGACGGTGCTCCAATGGTTTGCTTATGATCGATAATATAg TTTTGGTGGTTGGAGCTCCCTTTCTTTATCCTAATTTGAAAAAGGATGTGCTCTTTCTACCTCGCTTAGGAGAGAACTTTGTTGTGGTTGGTTCTACTTCCTTGTCTACAAATactcttcaaaagaaaaatatcttgTTCCCGGTTACTAATAGCTCTCTCGATGTACAATTGGATTGGATGTCTTCCCATTTCAATGCAGCTTGTCTCAATGACCAAA ATTGTGTCAAGAAGTGTAATAAAGCCTTATTCATGGTGAGAGAAATTGAAGGTAATGATTATTACTATGCATTCTTCCAAGGCAAACCCGTTGAGGAGATCAAGGCCATGGTTCCATAA